The Odocoileus virginianus isolate 20LAN1187 ecotype Illinois chromosome 27, Ovbor_1.2, whole genome shotgun sequence genome has a window encoding:
- the CUTA gene encoding protein CutA isoform X2 yields MPTLLPVASRLLLLPRALLSMASGSPPAQPSSASGSAYVPGSVSAAFVTCPNEKVAKEIARAVVEKRLAACVNLVPQITSIYEWKGKIEEDSEVLMMIKTQSSLVPALTDFVRSVHPYEVAEVIALPVEQGNSPYLQWVRQVTESVSDSSAAPLG; encoded by the exons ATGCCGACTCTGCTGCCTGTAGCCTCCCGCCTTCTGTTGTTACCCCGAGCCCTGCTGTCCATGGCTTCAGGAAGTCCCCCGGCCCAGCCCTCGTCGGCCTCGGGCTCCGCCTATGTCCCCGGCTCGGTCTCTGCGGCCTTTGTCACCTGCCCCAACGAGAAGGTCGCCAAGGAGATCGCCAG GGCTGTGGTGGAGAAGCGCCTAGCAGCCTGCGTCAACCTCGTCCCTCAGATTACATCCAT CTATGAGTGgaaaggaaagattgaagaggacAGTGAAGTGCTGATG ATGATCAAAACCCAAAGTTCCTTGGTTCCAGCTCTGACAGATTTTGTTCG GTCTGTGCACCCTTATGAAGTGGCCGAGGTGATTGCATTGCCTGTGGAGCAGGGGAACTCTCCGTACCTGCAGTGGGTGCGCCAGGTTACAGAGTCGGTTTCTGACTCCAGCGCAGCGCCACTGGGATGA
- the PHF1 gene encoding PHD finger protein 1 isoform X3, producing the protein MAQPPRLSRSGAPPLWDPASPAPTSGPRPRLWEGQDVLARWTDGLLYLGTIKKVDSAREVCLVQFEDDSQFLVLWKDISPAALPGEELLCCVCRSETVVPGNRLVSCEKCRHAYHQDCHVPRAPAPGEGEGASWVCRQCVFAIATKRGGALKKGPYARAMLGMKLSLPYGLKGLDWDAGHLSNRQQSYCYCGGPGEWNLKMLQCRSCLQWFHEACTQCLSKPLLYGDRFYEFECCVCRGGPEKVRRLQLRWVDVAHLVLYHLSVCCKKKYFDFDREILPFTSENWDSLLLGELSETPKGERSSKLLSALNSHKDRFISGREIKKRKCLFGLHARIPPPVEPPPGDGAPTSPNQSYQGSSGYNFRPTDARCLPSSPIRMFASFHPSASTAGTSGDGEPPDRSPLELHIGFPTDLPKSAPHSMTASSSSVPAPSPGVPRRSAPPSPLCRSLSPGAGGGVRGGVGYLSRGDPVRVLARRVRPDGSVQYLVEWGGGGIF; encoded by the exons ATGGCACAGCCCCCCCGGCTGAGCCGCTCTGGTGCCCCCCCACTTTGGGACCCAGCTTCCCCTGCTCCCACCTCAGGCCCTCGGCCTCGACTTTGGGAGGGTCAAGATGTGCTGGCCAGATGGACAGATGGGCTGCTATACTTGGGGACCATCAAAAAG GTGGACAGTGCTCGGGAGGTGTGTCTGGTTCAGTTTGAGGATGATTCCCAGTTTCTGGTTCTATGGAAAGACATTAGCCCTG CGGCCCTCCCTGGGGAGGAGCTCCTCTGCTGTGTATGTCGCTCTGAGACTGTGGTCCCTGGGAACCGGCTGGTCAGCTGTGAGAAGTGTCGCCATG CTTATCACCAGGACTGCCACGTTCCAAGGGCCCCAGCCCCCGGAGAGGGAGAGGGCGCATCCTGGGTCTGCCGCCAGTGCGTCTTTGCCATCGCCACCAAG AGGGGGGGTGCGCTGAAGAAGGGCCCCTACGCCCGGGCCATGCTGGGCATGAAGCTCTCCCTGCCGTATGGACTGAAGGGGTTGGACTGGGACGCTGGGCATCTGAGCAACCGGCAGCAGAGCTACTGTTACTGTGGTGGCCCTGGGGA GTGGAACCTGAAGATGCTGCAGTGCCGGAGCTGCCTGCAGTGGTTCCACGAGGCCTGCACCCAGTGTCTGAGCAAGCCCCTCCTTTACGGGGACAG GTTCTATGAGTTTGAGTGCTGTGTGTGTCGGGGGGGCCCTGAGAAGGTCCGGAGGCTACAGCTTCGCTG GGTGGATGTGGCGCATCTTGTCCTCTACCACCTCAGTGTTTGCTGTAAGAAAAAATACTTTGATTTTGACCGTGAGATCCTCCCGTTCACCTCTGAGAATTGGGACAGTTTGCTTCTTGGAGAG ctctcagAAACCCCCAAGGGAGAGCGGTCTTCCAAGCTCCTCTCTGCTCTTAACAGCCACAAGGACCG TTTCATTTCAGGGAGGGAGATTAAGAAGAGGAAATGCTTGTTTGGTCTCCATGCTCGGATCCCTCCCCCTGTGGAGCCCCCTCCTGGAGACGGAGCCCCCACCAG CCCTAACCAGAGCTACCAGGGCAGCAGCGGCTACAACTTCCGGCCCACAGATGCCCGCTGCCTGCCCAG CAGTCCCATCCGGATGTTCGCTTCCTTCCACCCTTCTGCCAGCACCGCAGGGACCTCTGGGGATGGTGAACCCCCAGACAG GTCACCCCTGGAACTTCACATTGGTTTCCCCACAGACCTCCCTAAAAGTGCCCCCCACTCGATGACTGCCTCATCTTCCTCagtcccagccccctccccaggtgtTCCCAGACGCTCAGCACCCCCTTCTCCCCTGTGCCGTAGTTTGTCTCCTGGGGCCGGGGGTGGAGTCCGAGGTGGGGTCGGCTACCTGTCCCGCGGGGACCCCGTCCGGGTCCTTGCTCGAAGAGTGCGGCCTGATGGCTCTGTGCAGTACCTGGTtgagtggggaggtgggggcatcTTCTGA
- the PHF1 gene encoding PHD finger protein 1 isoform X4 produces MAQPPRLSRSGAPPLWDPASPAPTSGPRPRLWEGQDVLARWTDGLLYLGTIKKVDSAREVCLVQFEDDSQFLVLWKDISPAALPGEELLCCVCRSETVVPGNRLVSCEKCRHAYHQDCHVPRAPAPGEGEGASWVCRQCVFAIATKRGGALKKGPYARAMLGMKLSLPYGLKGLDWDAGHLSNRQQSYCYCGGPGEWNLKMLQCRSCLQWFHEACTQCLSKPLLYGDRFYEFECCVCRGGPEKVRRLQLRWVDVAHLVLYHLSVCCKKKYFDFDREILPFTSENWDSLLLGELSETPKGERSSKLLSALNSHKDRFISGREIKKRKCLFGLHARIPPPVEPPPGDGAPTRPQHLHHPPALTRATRAAAATTSGPQMPAACPAVPSGCSLPSTLLPAPQGPLGMVNPQTGHPWNFTLVSPQTSLKVPPTR; encoded by the exons ATGGCACAGCCCCCCCGGCTGAGCCGCTCTGGTGCCCCCCCACTTTGGGACCCAGCTTCCCCTGCTCCCACCTCAGGCCCTCGGCCTCGACTTTGGGAGGGTCAAGATGTGCTGGCCAGATGGACAGATGGGCTGCTATACTTGGGGACCATCAAAAAG GTGGACAGTGCTCGGGAGGTGTGTCTGGTTCAGTTTGAGGATGATTCCCAGTTTCTGGTTCTATGGAAAGACATTAGCCCTG CGGCCCTCCCTGGGGAGGAGCTCCTCTGCTGTGTATGTCGCTCTGAGACTGTGGTCCCTGGGAACCGGCTGGTCAGCTGTGAGAAGTGTCGCCATG CTTATCACCAGGACTGCCACGTTCCAAGGGCCCCAGCCCCCGGAGAGGGAGAGGGCGCATCCTGGGTCTGCCGCCAGTGCGTCTTTGCCATCGCCACCAAG AGGGGGGGTGCGCTGAAGAAGGGCCCCTACGCCCGGGCCATGCTGGGCATGAAGCTCTCCCTGCCGTATGGACTGAAGGGGTTGGACTGGGACGCTGGGCATCTGAGCAACCGGCAGCAGAGCTACTGTTACTGTGGTGGCCCTGGGGA GTGGAACCTGAAGATGCTGCAGTGCCGGAGCTGCCTGCAGTGGTTCCACGAGGCCTGCACCCAGTGTCTGAGCAAGCCCCTCCTTTACGGGGACAG GTTCTATGAGTTTGAGTGCTGTGTGTGTCGGGGGGGCCCTGAGAAGGTCCGGAGGCTACAGCTTCGCTG GGTGGATGTGGCGCATCTTGTCCTCTACCACCTCAGTGTTTGCTGTAAGAAAAAATACTTTGATTTTGACCGTGAGATCCTCCCGTTCACCTCTGAGAATTGGGACAGTTTGCTTCTTGGAGAG ctctcagAAACCCCCAAGGGAGAGCGGTCTTCCAAGCTCCTCTCTGCTCTTAACAGCCACAAGGACCG TTTCATTTCAGGGAGGGAGATTAAGAAGAGGAAATGCTTGTTTGGTCTCCATGCTCGGATCCCTCCCCCTGTGGAGCCCCCTCCTGGAGACGGAGCCCCCACCAG GCCTCAGCATCTCCACCACCCTCCAGCCCTAACCAGAGCTACCAGGGCAGCAGCGGCTACAACTTCCGGCCCACAGATGCCCGCTGCCTGCCCAG CAGTCCCATCCGGATGTTCGCTTCCTTCCACCCTTCTGCCAGCACCGCAGGGACCTCTGGGGATGGTGAACCCCCAGACAG GTCACCCCTGGAACTTCACATTGGTTTCCCCACAGACCTCCCTAAAAGTGCCCCCCACTCGATGA
- the PHF1 gene encoding PHD finger protein 1 isoform X2, whose protein sequence is MAQPPRLSRSGAPPLWDPASPAPTSGPRPRLWEGQDVLARWTDGLLYLGTIKKVDSAREVCLVQFEDDSQFLVLWKDISPAALPGEELLCCVCRSETVVPGNRLVSCEKCRHAYHQDCHVPRAPAPGEGEGASWVCRQCVFAIATKRGGALKKGPYARAMLGMKLSLPYGLKGLDWDAGHLSNRQQSYCYCGGPGEWNLKMLQCRSCLQWFHEACTQCLSKPLLYGDRFYEFECCVCRGGPEKVRRLQLRWVDVAHLVLYHLSVCCKKKYFDFDREILPFTSENWDSLLLGELSETPKGERSSKLLSALNSHKDRFISGREIKKRKCLFGLHARIPPPVEPPPGDGAPTSFPSGQGPGGGVSRPLGKRRRPEPEPLRRRQKGKMEELGPPSAVRNQPEPQEQRERARLQRALQASASPPPSSPNQSYQGSSGYNFRPTDARCLPSPIRMFASFHPSASTAGTSGDGEPPDRSPLELHIGFPTDLPKSAPHSMTASSSSVPAPSPGVPRRSAPPSPLCRSLSPGAGGGVRGGVGYLSRGDPVRVLARRVRPDGSVQYLVEWGGGGIF, encoded by the exons ATGGCACAGCCCCCCCGGCTGAGCCGCTCTGGTGCCCCCCCACTTTGGGACCCAGCTTCCCCTGCTCCCACCTCAGGCCCTCGGCCTCGACTTTGGGAGGGTCAAGATGTGCTGGCCAGATGGACAGATGGGCTGCTATACTTGGGGACCATCAAAAAG GTGGACAGTGCTCGGGAGGTGTGTCTGGTTCAGTTTGAGGATGATTCCCAGTTTCTGGTTCTATGGAAAGACATTAGCCCTG CGGCCCTCCCTGGGGAGGAGCTCCTCTGCTGTGTATGTCGCTCTGAGACTGTGGTCCCTGGGAACCGGCTGGTCAGCTGTGAGAAGTGTCGCCATG CTTATCACCAGGACTGCCACGTTCCAAGGGCCCCAGCCCCCGGAGAGGGAGAGGGCGCATCCTGGGTCTGCCGCCAGTGCGTCTTTGCCATCGCCACCAAG AGGGGGGGTGCGCTGAAGAAGGGCCCCTACGCCCGGGCCATGCTGGGCATGAAGCTCTCCCTGCCGTATGGACTGAAGGGGTTGGACTGGGACGCTGGGCATCTGAGCAACCGGCAGCAGAGCTACTGTTACTGTGGTGGCCCTGGGGA GTGGAACCTGAAGATGCTGCAGTGCCGGAGCTGCCTGCAGTGGTTCCACGAGGCCTGCACCCAGTGTCTGAGCAAGCCCCTCCTTTACGGGGACAG GTTCTATGAGTTTGAGTGCTGTGTGTGTCGGGGGGGCCCTGAGAAGGTCCGGAGGCTACAGCTTCGCTG GGTGGATGTGGCGCATCTTGTCCTCTACCACCTCAGTGTTTGCTGTAAGAAAAAATACTTTGATTTTGACCGTGAGATCCTCCCGTTCACCTCTGAGAATTGGGACAGTTTGCTTCTTGGAGAG ctctcagAAACCCCCAAGGGAGAGCGGTCTTCCAAGCTCCTCTCTGCTCTTAACAGCCACAAGGACCG TTTCATTTCAGGGAGGGAGATTAAGAAGAGGAAATGCTTGTTTGGTCTCCATGCTCGGATCCCTCCCCCTGTGGAGCCCCCTCCTGGAGACGGAGCCCCCACCAG CTTCCCTTCAGGGCAGGGCCCTGGGGGAGGGGTCTCACGTCCCCTGGGGAAGCGCCGGAGGCCGGAGCCAGAGCCCctgaggaggaggcagaaggggaAAATGGAGGAGCTGGGGCCACCCTCAGCAGTGCGCAACCAGCCCGAGCCCCAGGAGCAGAGGGAGCGGGCTCGTCTGCAGAGGGCACTGCAG GCCTCAGCATCTCCACCACCCTCCAGCCCTAACCAGAGCTACCAGGGCAGCAGCGGCTACAACTTCCGGCCCACAGATGCCCGCTGCCTGCCCAG TCCCATCCGGATGTTCGCTTCCTTCCACCCTTCTGCCAGCACCGCAGGGACCTCTGGGGATGGTGAACCCCCAGACAG GTCACCCCTGGAACTTCACATTGGTTTCCCCACAGACCTCCCTAAAAGTGCCCCCCACTCGATGACTGCCTCATCTTCCTCagtcccagccccctccccaggtgtTCCCAGACGCTCAGCACCCCCTTCTCCCCTGTGCCGTAGTTTGTCTCCTGGGGCCGGGGGTGGAGTCCGAGGTGGGGTCGGCTACCTGTCCCGCGGGGACCCCGTCCGGGTCCTTGCTCGAAGAGTGCGGCCTGATGGCTCTGTGCAGTACCTGGTtgagtggggaggtgggggcatcTTCTGA
- the CUTA gene encoding protein CutA isoform X1, which translates to MRRGRAPAFLLGGGAALLLSLLWMPTLLPVASRLLLLPRALLSMASGSPPAQPSSASGSAYVPGSVSAAFVTCPNEKVAKEIARAVVEKRLAACVNLVPQITSIYEWKGKIEEDSEVLMMIKTQSSLVPALTDFVRSVHPYEVAEVIALPVEQGNSPYLQWVRQVTESVSDSSAAPLG; encoded by the exons ATGAGGCGGGGTCGGGCTCCCGCATTCCTGCTCGGCGGAGGG GCCGCTCTGCTCCTGTCGCTTCTTTGGATGCCGACTCTGCTGCCTGTAGCCTCCCGCCTTCTGTTGTTACCCCGAGCCCTGCTGTCCATGGCTTCAGGAAGTCCCCCGGCCCAGCCCTCGTCGGCCTCGGGCTCCGCCTATGTCCCCGGCTCGGTCTCTGCGGCCTTTGTCACCTGCCCCAACGAGAAGGTCGCCAAGGAGATCGCCAG GGCTGTGGTGGAGAAGCGCCTAGCAGCCTGCGTCAACCTCGTCCCTCAGATTACATCCAT CTATGAGTGgaaaggaaagattgaagaggacAGTGAAGTGCTGATG ATGATCAAAACCCAAAGTTCCTTGGTTCCAGCTCTGACAGATTTTGTTCG GTCTGTGCACCCTTATGAAGTGGCCGAGGTGATTGCATTGCCTGTGGAGCAGGGGAACTCTCCGTACCTGCAGTGGGTGCGCCAGGTTACAGAGTCGGTTTCTGACTCCAGCGCAGCGCCACTGGGATGA
- the PHF1 gene encoding PHD finger protein 1 isoform X1 yields the protein MAQPPRLSRSGAPPLWDPASPAPTSGPRPRLWEGQDVLARWTDGLLYLGTIKKVDSAREVCLVQFEDDSQFLVLWKDISPAALPGEELLCCVCRSETVVPGNRLVSCEKCRHAYHQDCHVPRAPAPGEGEGASWVCRQCVFAIATKRGGALKKGPYARAMLGMKLSLPYGLKGLDWDAGHLSNRQQSYCYCGGPGEWNLKMLQCRSCLQWFHEACTQCLSKPLLYGDRFYEFECCVCRGGPEKVRRLQLRWVDVAHLVLYHLSVCCKKKYFDFDREILPFTSENWDSLLLGELSETPKGERSSKLLSALNSHKDRFISGREIKKRKCLFGLHARIPPPVEPPPGDGAPTSFPSGQGPGGGVSRPLGKRRRPEPEPLRRRQKGKMEELGPPSAVRNQPEPQEQRERARLQRALQASASPPPSSPNQSYQGSSGYNFRPTDARCLPSSPIRMFASFHPSASTAGTSGDGEPPDRSPLELHIGFPTDLPKSAPHSMTASSSSVPAPSPGVPRRSAPPSPLCRSLSPGAGGGVRGGVGYLSRGDPVRVLARRVRPDGSVQYLVEWGGGGIF from the exons ATGGCACAGCCCCCCCGGCTGAGCCGCTCTGGTGCCCCCCCACTTTGGGACCCAGCTTCCCCTGCTCCCACCTCAGGCCCTCGGCCTCGACTTTGGGAGGGTCAAGATGTGCTGGCCAGATGGACAGATGGGCTGCTATACTTGGGGACCATCAAAAAG GTGGACAGTGCTCGGGAGGTGTGTCTGGTTCAGTTTGAGGATGATTCCCAGTTTCTGGTTCTATGGAAAGACATTAGCCCTG CGGCCCTCCCTGGGGAGGAGCTCCTCTGCTGTGTATGTCGCTCTGAGACTGTGGTCCCTGGGAACCGGCTGGTCAGCTGTGAGAAGTGTCGCCATG CTTATCACCAGGACTGCCACGTTCCAAGGGCCCCAGCCCCCGGAGAGGGAGAGGGCGCATCCTGGGTCTGCCGCCAGTGCGTCTTTGCCATCGCCACCAAG AGGGGGGGTGCGCTGAAGAAGGGCCCCTACGCCCGGGCCATGCTGGGCATGAAGCTCTCCCTGCCGTATGGACTGAAGGGGTTGGACTGGGACGCTGGGCATCTGAGCAACCGGCAGCAGAGCTACTGTTACTGTGGTGGCCCTGGGGA GTGGAACCTGAAGATGCTGCAGTGCCGGAGCTGCCTGCAGTGGTTCCACGAGGCCTGCACCCAGTGTCTGAGCAAGCCCCTCCTTTACGGGGACAG GTTCTATGAGTTTGAGTGCTGTGTGTGTCGGGGGGGCCCTGAGAAGGTCCGGAGGCTACAGCTTCGCTG GGTGGATGTGGCGCATCTTGTCCTCTACCACCTCAGTGTTTGCTGTAAGAAAAAATACTTTGATTTTGACCGTGAGATCCTCCCGTTCACCTCTGAGAATTGGGACAGTTTGCTTCTTGGAGAG ctctcagAAACCCCCAAGGGAGAGCGGTCTTCCAAGCTCCTCTCTGCTCTTAACAGCCACAAGGACCG TTTCATTTCAGGGAGGGAGATTAAGAAGAGGAAATGCTTGTTTGGTCTCCATGCTCGGATCCCTCCCCCTGTGGAGCCCCCTCCTGGAGACGGAGCCCCCACCAG CTTCCCTTCAGGGCAGGGCCCTGGGGGAGGGGTCTCACGTCCCCTGGGGAAGCGCCGGAGGCCGGAGCCAGAGCCCctgaggaggaggcagaaggggaAAATGGAGGAGCTGGGGCCACCCTCAGCAGTGCGCAACCAGCCCGAGCCCCAGGAGCAGAGGGAGCGGGCTCGTCTGCAGAGGGCACTGCAG GCCTCAGCATCTCCACCACCCTCCAGCCCTAACCAGAGCTACCAGGGCAGCAGCGGCTACAACTTCCGGCCCACAGATGCCCGCTGCCTGCCCAG CAGTCCCATCCGGATGTTCGCTTCCTTCCACCCTTCTGCCAGCACCGCAGGGACCTCTGGGGATGGTGAACCCCCAGACAG GTCACCCCTGGAACTTCACATTGGTTTCCCCACAGACCTCCCTAAAAGTGCCCCCCACTCGATGACTGCCTCATCTTCCTCagtcccagccccctccccaggtgtTCCCAGACGCTCAGCACCCCCTTCTCCCCTGTGCCGTAGTTTGTCTCCTGGGGCCGGGGGTGGAGTCCGAGGTGGGGTCGGCTACCTGTCCCGCGGGGACCCCGTCCGGGTCCTTGCTCGAAGAGTGCGGCCTGATGGCTCTGTGCAGTACCTGGTtgagtggggaggtgggggcatcTTCTGA